TTCCGGCATCTGCCTGACGGCTATGTTGCGACCGCCGGCGACGTCGAGGCCGAGCTGAAGCGTATCGGCCATTCGCTGTCACCGCTCGAGATCGTCGTCGTCAACACCAGCGCCGGCGCGAAGTATGGTCAGCCTGACTACGTCAATTCGGGCTGCGGCATGGGCTATGAGGCGACGATGTATCTGCTCGAGCGCGGCGTGCGGCTGACCGGCATCGACGGCTGGAGCTGGGATGCGCCGTTCGTTTTCACCGCGAAGAAATATGCCGAGACCAGAGACGCCAGTCTGATCTGGGAAGGCCACAAGGCCGGGCGGCACATCGGCTACTGCCACATCGAGAAGCTGCACAATCTCGAGCAGCTGCCGTCGACCGGGTTCATGGTGTCTTGCTTCCCGGTGAAGATTGAGCGTGCCTCGGCGGGGTGGACGAGGGCAGTTGCCATCCTCGACGATTAGAGCGTGACCGCAGCGGTTTTTCGACGGGCGATGGAACCGGTGGAAAGGCGTTCATTCCGGTGGGTTGTTGCGGCACGGCTACAGCCTGAGGCAGCAGAATCTGCTTTCATGCACGCAGTAGATGCACTTGGGTGATCGGGCCGACGGCTCGGCCTCGCGTCCGATTTCTGAAGGTTCTCTCCCGTGACTGGAGCCCCGGCGTCTCCCGGGGCTCTTTCTTGCGTGCCGCGGGTTGCTGCGTGTCAGGTCCTTGCGTGGCGCAGGTCCGTGCGCGGCCCAAAAGACAATACCCAAAAAGAAAATCAGGTGCGCCGGAACCGACGCACCCGATCTATGTCTTCAATATCGCTTGTGTCGGCCGCTTGGTTGTTACCACCGGCAAACGCGAACACCACGCGGGGTCCACCAGCAACGGGGACCGACGTAACCGCCGTAGTAGCCATAGCCACGGCCATAGCCCCATCCGCGGCCGCGACCCCAGCCGCCGCGATAGCCATAGCCGCGCCCGCGCCATTGCGCTTGCGCAGACGATGTGGTCGCGCCAACCAGGATGGCAGAGGTGCTTGCGACATAGACGAACAACAAAGCGACTGCTGCAAGGCAACGAGTCAGGATATTGTAGCGTTTAGTCATTCTGAAGATCTCCAGTCACTTCCAAACATCTGAACTGATGCTGGCTGTCTCGCTTAGACGCGCGACACCGACATCCGGTTCGAGCATGCCTAAGACAATATTTTCACTAAGGTTCTTGCGAGCTTTAGCGACTCTATTGAGACCAACAGGTAAGGTCAAGTTACAGTCCCGCCCGCAAAGGATGATGTGGTTGCTACACTCATCTTGTCGTTCATCCGCCGTTCATTCTGTTCATCTTGCATTGCATCGACTTCGTGCCGATTTGATTTGTGCATCGCAGAAGCGATGATTTGCGAGTCGCGAAAAATGCCGTCGAGAACTTGAAGTCGACACGATCATGTTCTCTGAGCGTTTCAGAATCCTCCCTGAAGAGTGCCCATGCCGAAACAACACACCTACGTCCTTGGTCTCAACGCCTACGACCATGACGTGAGCGCCTGCCTGCTGCGTGACGGCGCGATCGCCTACGCGATCTCCAAGGAGCGCATCACCCGCGAGAAGCACGCCTCCGGCTTCTACAAGGAAGTCGTCGACTACTGCCTGTCCGCCGAGGGCATCACGCTCGACGATGTCGATCTCGTGGTGCGCAACAGCTACATCCTTCCGGTGCCCGAGATGGAGGAGCGGATGCTCCACCAGGACATGCCCGGCTTCCTGCCGATTGCCGAGCGCAACGCGGCCATCAAGCATCCGCTGTTTCGTTCGAAATCCGACAAGGTGGTGTCGATCTCACATCACCTCGCGCATGCCTACAGCGCCTTCGCGGTGTCGCCCTTCAAGGATGGCGTCGTGATGATCGTCGACGGCGTCGGCAGCTACCAGGCCGACGCGATGGAGGCCTATCCCCAGGAAGGAGCCTCGCCGCTCGCCCGCGAGTCCGAGAGCTACTACAGGTTCGACGATACCAGGCTCGAATGCCTGAAGAAG
The window above is part of the Bradyrhizobium sp. PSBB068 genome. Proteins encoded here:
- a CDS encoding cyclase family protein, which produces MARRLIDISVPLQNDVPADPPGNHPTIQYIDHQQGLPRMLQFFDGLKASDLPDGQGWAVEQVSLSTHNGTHLDAPWHFHPTMNRGERSWTIDEVPLEWCFQPGVKLDFRHLPDGYVATAGDVEAELKRIGHSLSPLEIVVVNTSAGAKYGQPDYVNSGCGMGYEATMYLLERGVRLTGIDGWSWDAPFVFTAKKYAETRDASLIWEGHKAGRHIGYCHIEKLHNLEQLPSTGFMVSCFPVKIERASAGWTRAVAILDD